The following are encoded in a window of Brachyhypopomus gauderio isolate BG-103 chromosome 18, BGAUD_0.2, whole genome shotgun sequence genomic DNA:
- the akna gene encoding uncharacterized protein akna isoform X4 codes for MERRKSGTRVGVPVWTPAPGYPTPPSPAGSPPSWAQVEDEDFHTHMDENGIIGLRGMLETGEETFGEEEEDLLWDAGTPEPEDSPPRALDVFGSEPPSLSPGDCCPSHDEGDGRVALEDWSGDEDGRDLDEDDVESLTTRRPTDRARVRDLGSDGRVEGGVPRDQAFLLRGGMNHREDRKESLDDGCRVMVEETQAPLHNGYNDMQASKEENGVSLPPSSTGTPHTSVPPRFSSEEQTSHCEAEPFPELVITDNVPELLIGRFSHTLGSYQPIRHDDGETRADTTTLATTISPGSKIQPGRSSKGKEATAELERQTVDPHYSSQQPSVPCSQRTRPPPGLAPQQTARGQSSSRVSSTLRTPHSPGSPRTPLTDLKDVGRGRLSHPLPDLSKVEPRVRFPRSGYKPPVSGKPPRGRGSKPDAPLVFKSPADIVKEVLLSSTEGLSDSPAPVAPQRPLNSTLPEEFRCPLKASALVQQLQEDYNRLLTKYAEAENTIDRLRLEAKVSLYSESSKHSCPTLSGVLPLGSKVMTLSFPQAQRAELSASPVHPTQQTFSSESIRGTPTELLPAARLSEALSRQTQLLQIQIDEFEELLRTGSLKAREQIEGLSTLAQGLDVAERAYLASQERHLQLRGGRTGTFDPDRELEGLIFHAGMQLEELRERVEQTNQNQPTSEPGSSPPPHAQQLSGSLKEAEPQPESPVSAVCADVRVEVSSVSGVSDGDGAEDEEETLPSVLVALHHKHPRVENDFNILVDHSQTSRRPSEVPERSRRDTPRPARADGTENGSRWKTNDQQDSSKPVQLLMVYPPSSSAHSAQVVTAAKPLSASALPGQQASGSRCAGSRKSSSTRGETVERRSCEAGTRTLRAPPQDGDRSPETDSGFVGSDSSRVTPAIYSPIQKRAAVSHFPVSSRVTKPSVMENSRIKAQAVCVGRQADPSPPLHTQASPGRSAPCARPVGATPDSSEGGGGGGAGRWAPPHPAHCPAPRRWPSSGISEVGKQSGSEEEAQQGNRYSEPANQDFCHLRSSSPTPPSHYSSPPPPQSSAQLTNHQEALQSLQVEVDRLREHLEGTLRLGVPARSGRAPPSAMEDFRDPTSHRTSTPQKRCFRSLERPTPSTRHACGWRGEEDVYRRKTATLTPRRRSVSAHRLSSRLEPPTDSEHARFEAKPWTWKPSPASPRAERGARARTDAGTRPCRRSQQRSTSSDRAEESDDDDDDDEESRRPAPLCRHCVALRTRPSARPVRTDGSLTRTRPAANRCPLCGAPGPNRTRTRLAAPADQSSTQRQAWPVSPTHKEKRGVFLAAAPPPPVLGSVPVLHCVPVCPSVLYCTIPVASSSHPDPVYFPRKEERDHRSKVRGHPSRDHAVAATNSTRKALWHPAYTLTSGLQPTTLYVRSSIS; via the exons ATGGAGAGGAGAAAGAGTGGCACCAGGGTGGGGGTACCTGTCTGGACTCCTGCCCCAGGGtaccccacaccccccagcccTGCCGGGTCGCCGCCCAGCTGGGCTCAGGTGGAGGACGAGGACTTCCACACCCACATGGACGAGAACGGCATCATTGGCTTAAGGGGGATGTTAGAG ACTGGTGAAGAGACCTttggagaagaggaagaagacttGTTATGGGATGCAGGGACCCCAGAACCTGAAGACAGCCCACCTCGCGCACTGGACGTCTTTGGCTCGGAacctccctccctgtcccccGGAGACTGCTGTCCCTCACACG ATGAGGGCGATGGCAGAGTTGCTCTGGAGGACTGGAGTGGTGATGAGGATGGACGGGACCTTGATGAAGATGATGTAGAGAGCCTGACAACCCGCAGGCCTACAGACAGAGCTAGGGTTCGAGACTTGGGGAGTGATGGacgtgtggaggggggggtacCTAGAGATCAGGCCTTTCTTCTCAGAGGAGGAATGAATCACCGGGAAGACAGGAAGGAGAGCCTTGATGATGGTTGTAGAGTGATGGTTGAAGAAACACAAGCACCTTTACACAATGGTTACAATGACATGCAGGCGTCGAAGGAGGAGAACGGAGTATCCTTGCCTCCTTCCTCCACAGGAACTCCTCATACATCTGTTCCTCCCCGGTTCTCCTCAGAGGAGCAGACAAGTCACTGTGAAGCTGAACCATTCCCAGAGCTGGTGATCACCGACAACGTACCTGAGCTTCTTATTGGTCGATTCAGTCACACCCTTGGATCTTATCAGCCTATCAGACATGATGATGGTGAGACCAGGGCTGACACCACAACTCTGGCCACAACCATCAGCCCTGGGTCTAAGATTCAGCCTGGAAGATCAAGCAAAGGAAAAGAAGCCACAGCAGAATTAGAGAGACAGACTGTTGATCCTCACTACAGTTCCCAGCAGCCTTCGGTTCCCTGTTCCCAGCGTACACGCCCGCCACCTGGATTGGCTCCCCAGCAGACAGCTAGAGGCCAGAGCTCTTCCCGAGTCTCCTCCACTCTCCGCACACCTCACAGCCCCGGTTCCCCCAGAACCCCTCTCACGGACCTGAAGGATGTTGG GAGGGGACGGCTGAGTCACCCACTACCAGACCTTTCCAAAGTGGAGCCCCGGGTTCGGTTCCCCAGGAGCGGCTACAAGCCCCCCGTTAGCGGGAAGCCTCCTCGCGGAAGAGGCTCAAAACCTGACGCTCCTCTGGTGTTCAAATCCCCGGCGGACATTGTGAAGGAGGTTCTGCTCAGCAGTACCGAAGGGCTCTCGGACAGCCCCGCCCCTGTGGCCCCCCAGCGGCCGCTCAACAGCACCCTGCCCGAGGAGTTCCGTTGCCCTCTGAAGGCCAGCGCCCTGGTCCAACAGCTTCAG GAGGATTACAATAGGCTTCTCACCAAGTATGCAGAGGCTGAGAATACCATTGATCGACTGCGTTTGGAAGCCAAG GTGAGCCTCTATTCTGAGTCTTCCAAACACAGCTGCCCTACTCTGTCAGGTGTTCTTCCActggggtcaaaggtcatgacCCTGAGTTTTCCTCAGGCTCAGAGAGCCGAGCTGAGTGCGAGCCCCGTTCACCCGACTCAACAGACGTTCAGCTCAG AATCGATTAGAGGAACACCCACAGAGTTGCTCCCTGCCGCTCGGCTGTCTGAAGCCCTCTCCAGACagacacagttgctgcagatacAG ATCGATGAGTTTGAAGAGCTTCTACGGACCGGAAGCCTTAAAGCACGTGAGCAGATTGAG GGGCTGAGCACGCTGGCCCAGGGTCTGGACGTGGCCGAGCGGGCCTACCTGGCATCCCAAGAGCGGCACCTGCAGCTGCGGGGGGGTCGGACCGGCACCTTCGACCCTGACCG ggAACTAGAAGGTCTGATTTTCCACGCAGGGATGCAATTGGAGGAACTGAGGGAGCGGGTGGAGCAGACCAATCAGAACCAGCCCACATCAGAACCTGGCTCAAGCCCGCCCCCTCATGCCCAGCAGCTCAGCGGCTCTCTGAAAGAGGCGGAGCCCCAGCCTGAG AGCCCAGTATCGGCTGTGTGTGCAGACgtcagggtggaggtgagctccGTCAGTGGCGTGAGTGATGGAGACGGagcggaggacgaggaggaaacGCTTCCGTCCGTTCTTGTTGCCCTGCACCACAAACACCCGCGGGTGGAGAACGACTTCAACATCCTCGTGGACCA CTCCCAGACGTCTAGACGGCCTTCCGAGGTGCCCGAGAGGTCGCGCCGTGACACTCCTCGTCCCGCGAGGGCCGATGGGACAGAAAACGGGTCACGGTGGAAGACTAATGACCAGCAGGACTCCAGCAAGCCGGTCCA GCTGCTGATGGTCTATCCTCCTTCAAGCTCTGCTCACAGCGCACAGGTGGTTACCGCCGCCAAACCTCTCTCAGCATCGGCGTTACCAGGGCAACAGGCGAGCGGGAGCAGGTGTGCGGGTAGCAGGAAGTCCAGCAGCACCCGGGGAGAGACTGTGGAGAGAAGGAGCTGTGAGGCGGGCACTAGGACCTTGAGGGCACCTCCTCAA GACGGGGACAGGTCCCCAGAGACGGACAGTGGCTTTGTGGGCTCAGATAGCAGTCGAGTCACTCCTGCAATATATAGTCCTATCCAGAAGAGGGCAGCAGTGAG CCATTTCCCTGTTTCCTCAAGGGTGACCAAGCCATCTGTCATGGAGAACTCCAGAATAAAAgcccaggctgtgtgtgtcggCAGGCAGGCTGATCCCAGCCCACCGTTACACACACAAGCCTCTCCAGGTCGCTCCGCACCCTGTGCCCGTCCTGTTGGAGCAACTCCAGACTCCAgtgaggggggaggaggaggaggggctgggAGATGGGCCCCGCCCCACCCCGCCCACTGCCCCGCCCCTCGGCGCTGGCCCAGCAGTGGCATCAGTGAAGTGGGGAAACAGAGTGGCTCTG AAGAAGAAGCACAACAGGGCAACCGCTACAGCGAACCAGCCAATCAAGATTTCTGCCATCTTCGAAGctcctcccccactccaccctctcactatagcagccccccaccaccccaaagTTCTGCCCAGCTGACAAATCACCA GGAGGCGCTCCAGTCTTTGCAGGTGGAGGTAGACAGACTCAGAGAGCACCTAGAAGGGACTCTCAGGTTGGGAGTTCCAGCCAGGTCTGGAAGAGCGCCACCTTCTGCAATGGAGGACTTTAGAGACCCTACGTCCCATCGTACATCCACACCTCAGAAACGCTGTTTCAG GTCTTTAGAGAGGCCTACTCCGAGCACCAGACACGCGTGCGGCTGGCGGGGAGAGGAAGACGTTTACAGAAGGAAGACGGCAACGCTCACGCCCAGAAGGAGATCCGTGTCTGCGCACCGTCTCAGCTCACGGCTGGAACCCC CCACAGATTCTGAGCATGCCCGTTTTGAGGCGAAGCCCTGGACATGGAAGCCCAGCCCGGCATCCCCTAGAGCAGAGCGTGGAGCTCGAGCTAGAACTGACGCTGGCACACGACCCTGCAGGAGGA GTCAGCAGCGCAGTACGTCATCTGACCGAGCGGAAgagagtgatgatgatgatgatgatgatgaagagagCAGGCGGCCAGCTCCTTTGTGCCGGCACTGTGTGGCACTACGTACGAGACCCTCCGCAC GACCAGTGAGGACGGACGGCTCGCTCACTCGCACTCGGCCGGCCGCTAATCGCTGTCCGCTGTGTGGAGCACCTGGACCGAACAGAACAAGAACCAGACTCGCCGCACCTG CAGACCAAAGCTCCACCCAGAGGCAAGCTTGGCCAGTGAGCCCCACACACAAGGAGAAAAGGGGTGTGTTCTTGGCagctgctcctccccctccagtGCTGGGCAGTGTGCCTGTGCTCCACTGTGTGCCAGTATGTCCCTCAGTCCT CTACTGCACCATTCCAGTGGCATCGTCGTCCCACCCAGATCCCGTTTACTTCCCCcggaaggaagagagagatcacaggtcaaaggtcagaggtcatcccTCTCGGGACCACGCCGTGGCTGCCACCAACAGCACACGAAAGGCCTTGTGGCATCCTGCGTACACCCTCACCTCGGGACTCCAGCCCACGACCCTGTACGTGCGGTCCAGCATCTCCTGA
- the akna gene encoding uncharacterized protein akna isoform X6, with protein sequence MERRKSGTRVGVPVWTPAPGYPTPPSPAGSPPSWAQVEDEDFHTHMDENGIIGLRGMLEVSRTGEETFGEEEEDLLWDAGTPEPEDSPPRALDVFGSEPPSLSPGDCCPSHDEGDGRVALEDWSGDEDGRDLDEDDVESLTTRRPTDRARVRDLGSDGRVEGGVPRDQAFLLRGGMNHREDRKESLDDGCRVMVEETQAPLHNGYNDMQASKEENGVSLPPSSTGTPHTSVPPRFSSEEQTSHCEAEPFPELVITDNVPELLIGRFSHTLGSYQPIRHDDGETRADTTTLATTISPGSKIQPGRSSKGKEATAELERQTVDPHYSSQQPSVPCSQRTRPPPGLAPQQTARGQSSSRVSSTLRTPHSPGSPRTPLTDLKDVGRGRLSHPLPDLSKVEPRVRFPRSGYKPPVSGKPPRGRGSKPDAPLVFKSPADIVKEVLLSSTEGLSDSPAPVAPQRPLNSTLPEEFRCPLKASALVQQLQEDYNRLLTKYAEAENTIDRLRLEAKVSLYSESSKHSCPTLSGVLPLGSKVMTLSFPQAQRAELSASPVHPTQQTFSSESIRGTPTELLPAARLSEALSRQTQLLQIQIDEFEELLRTGSLKAREQIEGLSTLAQGLDVAERAYLASQERHLQLRGGRTGTFDPDRELEGLIFHAGMQLEELRERVEQTNQNQPTSEPGSSPPPHAQQLSGSLKEAEPQPESPVSAVCADVRVEVSSVSGVSDGDGAEDEEETLPSVLVALHHKHPRVENDFNILVDHSQTSRRPSEVPERSRRDTPRPARADGTENGSRWKTNDQQDSSKPVQLLMVYPPSSSAHSAQVVTAAKPLSASALPGQQASGSRCAGSRKSSSTRGETVERRSCEAGTRTLRAPPQDGDRSPETDSGFVGSDSSRVTPAIYSPIQKRAAVSHFPVSSRVTKPSVMENSRIKAQAVCVGRQADPSPPLHTQASPGRSAPCARPVGATPDSSEGGGGGGAGRWAPPHPAHCPAPRRWPSSGISEVGKQSGSEEEAQQGNRYSEPANQDFCHLRSSSPTPPSHYSSPPPPQSSAQLTNHQEALQSLQVEVDRLREHLEGTLRLGVPARSGRAPPSAMEDFRDPTSHRTSTPQKRCFRSLERPTPSTRHACGWRGEEDVYRRKTATLTPRRRSVSAHRLSSRLEPLYRRHVQHSQPEDVGW encoded by the exons ATGGAGAGGAGAAAGAGTGGCACCAGGGTGGGGGTACCTGTCTGGACTCCTGCCCCAGGGtaccccacaccccccagcccTGCCGGGTCGCCGCCCAGCTGGGCTCAGGTGGAGGACGAGGACTTCCACACCCACATGGACGAGAACGGCATCATTGGCTTAAGGGGGATGTTAGAGGTGAGCAGG ACTGGTGAAGAGACCTttggagaagaggaagaagacttGTTATGGGATGCAGGGACCCCAGAACCTGAAGACAGCCCACCTCGCGCACTGGACGTCTTTGGCTCGGAacctccctccctgtcccccGGAGACTGCTGTCCCTCACACG ATGAGGGCGATGGCAGAGTTGCTCTGGAGGACTGGAGTGGTGATGAGGATGGACGGGACCTTGATGAAGATGATGTAGAGAGCCTGACAACCCGCAGGCCTACAGACAGAGCTAGGGTTCGAGACTTGGGGAGTGATGGacgtgtggaggggggggtacCTAGAGATCAGGCCTTTCTTCTCAGAGGAGGAATGAATCACCGGGAAGACAGGAAGGAGAGCCTTGATGATGGTTGTAGAGTGATGGTTGAAGAAACACAAGCACCTTTACACAATGGTTACAATGACATGCAGGCGTCGAAGGAGGAGAACGGAGTATCCTTGCCTCCTTCCTCCACAGGAACTCCTCATACATCTGTTCCTCCCCGGTTCTCCTCAGAGGAGCAGACAAGTCACTGTGAAGCTGAACCATTCCCAGAGCTGGTGATCACCGACAACGTACCTGAGCTTCTTATTGGTCGATTCAGTCACACCCTTGGATCTTATCAGCCTATCAGACATGATGATGGTGAGACCAGGGCTGACACCACAACTCTGGCCACAACCATCAGCCCTGGGTCTAAGATTCAGCCTGGAAGATCAAGCAAAGGAAAAGAAGCCACAGCAGAATTAGAGAGACAGACTGTTGATCCTCACTACAGTTCCCAGCAGCCTTCGGTTCCCTGTTCCCAGCGTACACGCCCGCCACCTGGATTGGCTCCCCAGCAGACAGCTAGAGGCCAGAGCTCTTCCCGAGTCTCCTCCACTCTCCGCACACCTCACAGCCCCGGTTCCCCCAGAACCCCTCTCACGGACCTGAAGGATGTTGG GAGGGGACGGCTGAGTCACCCACTACCAGACCTTTCCAAAGTGGAGCCCCGGGTTCGGTTCCCCAGGAGCGGCTACAAGCCCCCCGTTAGCGGGAAGCCTCCTCGCGGAAGAGGCTCAAAACCTGACGCTCCTCTGGTGTTCAAATCCCCGGCGGACATTGTGAAGGAGGTTCTGCTCAGCAGTACCGAAGGGCTCTCGGACAGCCCCGCCCCTGTGGCCCCCCAGCGGCCGCTCAACAGCACCCTGCCCGAGGAGTTCCGTTGCCCTCTGAAGGCCAGCGCCCTGGTCCAACAGCTTCAG GAGGATTACAATAGGCTTCTCACCAAGTATGCAGAGGCTGAGAATACCATTGATCGACTGCGTTTGGAAGCCAAG GTGAGCCTCTATTCTGAGTCTTCCAAACACAGCTGCCCTACTCTGTCAGGTGTTCTTCCActggggtcaaaggtcatgacCCTGAGTTTTCCTCAGGCTCAGAGAGCCGAGCTGAGTGCGAGCCCCGTTCACCCGACTCAACAGACGTTCAGCTCAG AATCGATTAGAGGAACACCCACAGAGTTGCTCCCTGCCGCTCGGCTGTCTGAAGCCCTCTCCAGACagacacagttgctgcagatacAG ATCGATGAGTTTGAAGAGCTTCTACGGACCGGAAGCCTTAAAGCACGTGAGCAGATTGAG GGGCTGAGCACGCTGGCCCAGGGTCTGGACGTGGCCGAGCGGGCCTACCTGGCATCCCAAGAGCGGCACCTGCAGCTGCGGGGGGGTCGGACCGGCACCTTCGACCCTGACCG ggAACTAGAAGGTCTGATTTTCCACGCAGGGATGCAATTGGAGGAACTGAGGGAGCGGGTGGAGCAGACCAATCAGAACCAGCCCACATCAGAACCTGGCTCAAGCCCGCCCCCTCATGCCCAGCAGCTCAGCGGCTCTCTGAAAGAGGCGGAGCCCCAGCCTGAG AGCCCAGTATCGGCTGTGTGTGCAGACgtcagggtggaggtgagctccGTCAGTGGCGTGAGTGATGGAGACGGagcggaggacgaggaggaaacGCTTCCGTCCGTTCTTGTTGCCCTGCACCACAAACACCCGCGGGTGGAGAACGACTTCAACATCCTCGTGGACCA CTCCCAGACGTCTAGACGGCCTTCCGAGGTGCCCGAGAGGTCGCGCCGTGACACTCCTCGTCCCGCGAGGGCCGATGGGACAGAAAACGGGTCACGGTGGAAGACTAATGACCAGCAGGACTCCAGCAAGCCGGTCCA GCTGCTGATGGTCTATCCTCCTTCAAGCTCTGCTCACAGCGCACAGGTGGTTACCGCCGCCAAACCTCTCTCAGCATCGGCGTTACCAGGGCAACAGGCGAGCGGGAGCAGGTGTGCGGGTAGCAGGAAGTCCAGCAGCACCCGGGGAGAGACTGTGGAGAGAAGGAGCTGTGAGGCGGGCACTAGGACCTTGAGGGCACCTCCTCAA GACGGGGACAGGTCCCCAGAGACGGACAGTGGCTTTGTGGGCTCAGATAGCAGTCGAGTCACTCCTGCAATATATAGTCCTATCCAGAAGAGGGCAGCAGTGAG CCATTTCCCTGTTTCCTCAAGGGTGACCAAGCCATCTGTCATGGAGAACTCCAGAATAAAAgcccaggctgtgtgtgtcggCAGGCAGGCTGATCCCAGCCCACCGTTACACACACAAGCCTCTCCAGGTCGCTCCGCACCCTGTGCCCGTCCTGTTGGAGCAACTCCAGACTCCAgtgaggggggaggaggaggaggggctgggAGATGGGCCCCGCCCCACCCCGCCCACTGCCCCGCCCCTCGGCGCTGGCCCAGCAGTGGCATCAGTGAAGTGGGGAAACAGAGTGGCTCTG AAGAAGAAGCACAACAGGGCAACCGCTACAGCGAACCAGCCAATCAAGATTTCTGCCATCTTCGAAGctcctcccccactccaccctctcactatagcagccccccaccaccccaaagTTCTGCCCAGCTGACAAATCACCA GGAGGCGCTCCAGTCTTTGCAGGTGGAGGTAGACAGACTCAGAGAGCACCTAGAAGGGACTCTCAGGTTGGGAGTTCCAGCCAGGTCTGGAAGAGCGCCACCTTCTGCAATGGAGGACTTTAGAGACCCTACGTCCCATCGTACATCCACACCTCAGAAACGCTGTTTCAG GTCTTTAGAGAGGCCTACTCCGAGCACCAGACACGCGTGCGGCTGGCGGGGAGAGGAAGACGTTTACAGAAGGAAGACGGCAACGCTCACGCCCAGAAGGAGATCCGTGTCTGCGCACCGTCTCAGCTCACGGCTGGAACCCC TGTACAGAAGGCATGTTCAGCACTCCCAGCCGGAGGATGTTGGATGGTAG